A stretch of Coccidioides posadasii str. Silveira chromosome 2, complete sequence DNA encodes these proteins:
- a CDS encoding uncharacterized protein (CAZy:GH16~SECRETED:SignalP(1-35)~EggNog:ENOG410PSS1~COG:S~TransMembrane:1 (n19-29c33/34o335-353i)~BUSCO:9788at33183), giving the protein MTMMGALADPATLQLCNRVLLPVLFFFAIVANAACECGFRMNDTSQYFTHIIYSNFTQYSPGKKLASNPEFRRNWAIQRWNMPSINWATPLPVLNEQENVYLENGHMVLRQVGYPKEGILAGRNVSVASVAGQSGDLLHGSFRTEVKIEGAEGGSVGAFFWYHDDQNEIDIEVLTREIKSDRLLVHYTTHPAIDEDGDVIRNATAIVPVEGNDPANWFQRHRFDWSKEELRFYHNGSLMHANNIRIPDVGGRALLNLWADGGIWSGAPSTTNVYMRVKYVIVYHNTTASDSGQDVEFNDRCARAGGPSNETVCLDVFVEDGAVDPSSIGTALAPLPFWVLSLLWLVLGVIFTSL; this is encoded by the exons ATGACGATGATGGGTGCATTGGCGGATCCAGCGACCCTTCAGCTCTGCAATCGCGTTCTGCTGCCcgttctcttcttcttcgccaTCGTCGCCAACGCAGCGTGTGAATGCGGCTTTCGGATGAACGACACCAGCCAGTACTTCACCCACATCATATACAGCAATTTCACCCAGTATTCACCAGGCAAGAAGCTCGCCTCGAATCCGGAGTTTAGACGTAACTGGGCTATTCAGAGATGGAACATGCCGTCGATCAACTGGGCCACTCCGCTGCCCGTCCTCAACGAACAGGAGAACGTGTATCTGGAAAACGGACACATGGTTCTTCGGCAGGTCGGGTATCCCAAGGAAGGCATCCTGGCGGGTCGCAACGTCAGCGTCGCATCTGTTGCAGGTCAGTCGGGCGATCTGCTGCACGGGAGCTTTAGGACAGAGGTCAAGATTGAAGGAGCGGAGGGCGGAAGCGTTGGCGCGTTCTTCTGGTACCAT GACGATCAAAACGAGATAGACATCGAGGTTCTGACGAGGGAGATCAAATCCGACCGACTTCTGGTCCACTACACAACCCACCCGGCGATCGACGAGGACGGGGACGTTATCAGGAATGCGACGGCCATTGTCCCCGTCGAAGGAAACGACCCGGCGAATTGGTTCCAACGGCATCGATTCGACTGGAGCAAAGAGGAGTTGAGATTCTACCACAACGGTAGCCTGATGCACGCAAACAATATAAGAATACCGGACGTTGGAGGGCGGGCGCTGCTGAACCTGTGGGCGGACGGGGGCATCTGGAGCGGAGCGCCGAGCACGACAAACGTCTACATGAGGGTGAAGTACGTGATCGTATACCACAACACCACGGCCAGCGACAGCGGGCAGGATGTCGAGTTCAACGACCGCTGTGCCAGGGCCGGCGGGCCGTCGAATGAAACGGTCTGTCTGGACGTCTTCGTGGAGGATGGGGCGGTCGATCCTTCGTCCATCGGCACAGCATTGGCACCACTGCCGTTCTGGGTGCTGTCTCTGCTCTGGCTGGTGCTGGGGGTTATCTTCACAAGTCTCTGA